From the Hymenobacter yonginensis genome, one window contains:
- a CDS encoding DUF6702 family protein yields the protein MMFRKLLLFSLLLLASLTVWAHTYHASILDVRYNPAKQQLEVALKVFTDDFEKALSVGQPAPISLDQTPKPLVQQLTTALLRKSLAFGGRPGEALPLQFLGLQKERDAHWLYFTLKTARPLTGFTLRNTLLLDQFPDQMNIVNLEAGGKKQSQLFRDGEETQKFNW from the coding sequence ATGATGTTCCGTAAACTCCTGTTGTTCTCGCTGCTGCTGCTGGCCTCGCTCACGGTATGGGCGCATACCTACCATGCCAGCATCCTGGATGTGCGCTACAACCCGGCCAAGCAACAGCTGGAAGTGGCCCTCAAAGTCTTCACCGACGACTTCGAGAAGGCCCTGTCGGTAGGGCAGCCGGCCCCCATCAGCCTCGACCAGACCCCGAAGCCGCTGGTGCAGCAGCTGACCACGGCCTTGCTGCGCAAGTCGCTGGCATTCGGGGGCCGGCCGGGCGAGGCGCTGCCGCTGCAGTTCTTGGGGCTGCAGAAAGAGCGGGATGCGCACTGGCTCTACTTCACCCTGAAAACCGCCCGGCCGCTCACCGGTTTCACGCTGCGCAACACGCTGCTGCTCGACCAGTTTCCCGACCAGATGAACATCGTGAACCTGGAAGCCGGCGGCAAAAAGCAAAGCCAGCTGTTCCGCGACGGCGAGGAAACCCAAAAGTTCAACTGGTAA